A stretch of DNA from Halorubrum sp. BOL3-1:
TGTCCGAGCGTCCCGCCGTAGGAGCCGCCGCCAGCGGTCGCGAGCAGACCGACGGCCGTGCGCTCGTACTCCTCGGAGCCGCAGAAGTCGTGGAAGCTCTTGAACGTCGACGAGTAGGAGCCGCGGTACACCGGGGTGCCCGCGATCACGCCGTCGGCCTCCCGCACTCGGCGCCTCAGCGCCTCGCTGTCGCCCTGCGCGTCTTCGTCGGGATGGTACAGCGGGAGGTCGACGGCGGCCAGATCGATCAGGTCGGTCTCGGCGTTCGCGTCGGCCGCGGCGTCGAGCGCGACTCGGATCGCGGCCCGCGTCGTGCTCTCCGCCCGGCGGCTGCCGGAGATGGCGGCGATGCGTGTCATAGCAATACAAGGGGGAAACCCACGGCTTTAGCCGTGGGGGGAAGCCGACGTGGTGGGAAACAGCCACCGAGAAACGACAGTGTGACTCCCCCACGCTACCGTAGTATTTATAAATCTATACCTACTTTTATGAAGTATGGCGGAGGTGCGTCGCACGGTCGTCGTCAAACTCAACGTCGACGACAGCGACGCGACTCTCCTCCACGAAACCATCGAGGAGTATCTGTGGGCGTGTAACTACGTCGTCCAAGACGCATGGCAGGACGACTACAAACCGACGTCCAAGAACAAACTCCACGACCGGACGTACTCCGACGTGCGCGAACAGACGCGTCTCCAAGCGAATCTCGTCCAATCCGCACGCAACCGTGCCGCCGAAGCTATCAAAGGCGTTATCGCCCGCTGGCAGAACGGCAAGAAGGCGTCGCAACCGCACTTCACGACGCCTTCCGTCCGGTACGACAAACGGAGTGCGACGTTCCACGACGATCACGTATCGCTCTCCACGGTGAGCGGACGTATCGAAGCCGAATACGTCCTCCCACCAGAAGGTGACAACCCGCAGACGAAGTACCTCTGTAACGACGAGTACGAGGTCACGGATGCGACGCTTCAGTACCGCGACGCGACGGACACCTTTTTCCTCCACATCGGAACGAAGGCCGACGTGGAGTCCGAGATACCGGACGAAGGCGACGCCGAGAACAGCACAGTCCTCGGCGTGGACCTCGGTATCGAACAAATCGCCGTCACGTCGACCGGGATGTTTTGGAGCGGCGGCTACCTCACCCACCGTCGTCAGGAGTACGAGCGCGTCCGTGGCGATCTACAGCGGACGGGTACGGAGTCAGCCCATCGAACGATCGAACGGATGGGCGACCGAGAGAGACGGTGGGTAGAGGATTACCTCCACCGCATTTCGAAAGCTATCGTCCAAGAAGCCGTCGCGCACGGGTGCGACCGGATAGCGTTCGAGGAGTTAACGGACATCCGCGACCGGATGCCGGATGTAAAGAAGTTCCATGCGTGGGCGTTCCGACGCCTGTACGACTACGTGGCGTACAAGGCCGAAGGGGAAGGTATCGACACCACACAGGTAGACCCGGCGTACACGTCCAAGCGGTGTTCGAAGTGCGGGACGACGCTAGACGAGAACCGCCGGTCGCAAGCGAGGTTCTGTTGCCAGAAGTGCGGCTACGAGGTCAACGCAGACTACAACGCGGCGAAGAACATCGGATTTCGGCTACTCCGTGCGGAGCAAAAGTCTCCGCACGGAGGGGCGATCAGTCACCTCGCCCTCAAGTCGGGGACGCTGAACGTGAACGGCGGCTACTCGCCTGCCTCTGAATAAAGGCCAGAACGGGAGTCCACCGACAAGCCCACCCCTTTAGGGGTGGGTTGGTGACACGTCGGATTCGGAGCGAAGTAGCAAAAACGGGGACGATTCGGAACCTGAGCGCAGTGGACTGCGGTGGCGCGTGCCTGCGAGGCCGCCTCGCGGCCGAGCAGCACGCGCGAGGGAGTTAGCGGCGACCAGCGGGAGCCGCTAACGAGGCTGGGGAGGCGTGAGGTACGGTTGCGGTCGGGTGGGACTCGAAGGGGCAGCCGGGAGGACGAAGCACGGCGACGGAAGCACCGCAGACCGCGAACGAAGTGAGCGGTCGAGGAGCGCACCGAGCCGCGCGAGTCCTCCCGGCTGGGGCTTCGGCGGTCCCGGTCACAGTGTCGATCACGGCATCACAGATCCTGTATAGCTGGGGCTTCGGCGGTCCCGGTCACAGTGTCGATCACAGCATCACAGATCCTGTATAGCTGGGGCTTCGGCGGTCTCGGTCACAGTGTCGGTTCCGCAGTAGCGGTCGACTGAGGCTTCGGCGGTCTCGGTCGCCGTGACGTCGACCGATCTCGCCACCCGATCGACCGGATCGAAAACCTCACACACGCGACACCGGGCATTATGAGCCTCGCCGTCAACGACACGCGTATGGACCAGATTGCCTTCGGCACGGACGGCTGGCGGGCCACCCTCGACACCTTCACCGACGACCGCCTGCGGATCGTCGGGCAGGCGGTCGCAGACCACCTCGATGCGGCCGAGCACGACGGGCCGGTCGCGGTCGGCTACGACGCCCGCGAGACCTCGGAGGGGTTCGCTGAGAGCCTCGCGGAGGTGCTCGCCGGCAACGGCTTCGACGTGATACTCCCCGAGCGCGACGCGCCGACGCCCGTCATCGCCCACGCCATCGTCGCTCGCGGGCTGGCGGGCGCGTGTATGGTCACGGCCTCGCACAACCCGCCCGAGTATAACGGCGTGAAGTTCATCCCGCACGACGGCGCACCCGCGCTCCCCGAAGTCACGGGGGACATCGTTGAGCGCCTCGCGGAGCCGGACCTACTGCCCGAGGCCGAGCGCGGCGAGATATCGCGCATCGACCTCGTGCGCGACCACGCGGCGGCCGCCCGGGAAGTCGTCGGAACGGCGCTCGGCGCCGACGGCGGCATCGACCTCTCCGGACTCACGGTCGCGTACGACGCGATGCACGGGAGCGGGCGCGGCGTCACCGACGCCCTCCTCGAATCCGCCGGCGCCGACGTGGTCCGCCTGCGCTGCGAGCGGGACGTGACCTTCGGCGGCGACTCGCCCGAGCCCTCCGCCGAACACCTCGAAGCGCTGGCCGAGCGCGTCACCGACCCCGGAAGCGACGTCGACCTGGGGATCGCCAACGACGGCGACGCCGACCGGATCGCGCTCGTCACGCCCGAGCGCGGCGTCCTCGACGCGAACCTCCTCTACGCCGCCTGCTACGACCGACTCTTGGAGACCGACTCCGGGCCGGCGGTCCGCACCGTCTCGACGACGTTCCTCGTCGACCGGATCGCGGAGGCCCACGGCGAGTCGGTGTACGAGACCCCGGTCGGCTTCAAGTGGGTCGCGGAGGCGATGGGCGAGCGCGACGCGCTGTTCGGCGGCGAGGAGTCGGGCGGCTTCACCGTCCGCGGACACGTCCGCGAGAAGGACGGCGTCCTGATGGCGCTGCTCGCGGCCGCGACCCACGCCGACGAGCCGTTCGACCCCCGGGTCGACCGCCTGCTCGACGAACACGGCCGGATCGCGGCCGGGAAGGTGTCGCTCGACTGCCCCGACGACCGGAAGGCGGGCGTCCTCGACGAGCTGGAGGACCACATCCCGGAGTCGGTCGACGGCCACGCGGTCTCGAAGGTCGTCACCCTCGACGGGTTCAAGCTCCTCTTAGAGAACGGGTCGTGGCTGCTCGTCCGGCCGTCCGGCACCGAGCCGAAGCTCCGCGTCTACGCCGAGTCCGACTCCGAGGGCGCCGTCGACGACCTCCTCGGGGCGGGCCGCAACCTCGTCGAACCGCTGATCTAGCCCCGGAGCGACGGTTGAGCGGGCGGTCTCGACAGCCGGCGGGCCGACTGTCGAGCGGCCGGCCTCGACCGATCGGTGGAGGGACCGCCGCCGAGAGTTTCAGTTTCGCCTTGCCTTCGGCTCGTTTATTTATGAATTAACCTCGTACCGTCGTGTACGGCCGGAGTCACGGCCGGGAGCGACCCATGATCGACGAACCGCTGCCGACGCCGAGTGGCATCGACGCCGAATCAGAATCGAACGATGGAGAGCCGAGCGGTCGAGATCCGAGGGGCCGATATCCGAGCGATCGGGAGCCGAGCGGTCGGCGGCCGGACGCGGAACGACCGACCCACGAGTCGACGACTGGCCCGGATCGAGCCACCGATCCGCCGCCCGATCCGGGCGAGGGCGAGGAGCGCAGTGACGGCGAGCCCGAACCGGCGGCCGGCGACGACGACTCGGAAGAGTCGGAACCGCTCGAATACCGGCTCGAACGGCTCCGGCTGTGGCGAACCCTCGTGACGCTCGCGGTCGTCGTCGCCCGCCTCGTCCGGTCGATTTGAACGTTGCCGTGCCGACCCGATCGGGTGCCTTTTTAGGTGATACCGCCCAAGTTGATCGTATATGTTCAAGGCCATCGTGGGCGCGTCGACGTTTCAGGACGCGCTCGATTCGGTGAGCGTGTTGGTCGACGAGTGTAAGATCCGCCTGAACGAGGAGGCGCTCTCCATCCGCGCCGTCGACCCCGCCAACGTCGGCATGGTCGACCTCACGCTGGAGACCGCGGCGTTCGAGTCCTACGACGCCGACGGCGGCGTCATCGGCGTCAACCTCGCCCGGCTGGAAGACATCGCCGGGATGGCGAACTCGGGCGACCTGATCCACCTCGAACTCGACGAGGAGACCCGCAAGCTCCACATCGAGATCGACGGCCTGAGCTACACCCTCGCGCTCATCGACCCCGACTCGATCCGGCAGGAGCCGGACATCCCCGACCTCGATCTCGCCTCCGAGATCGTCGTCGAGGGCGCCCAGCTCGACCGCGGTATCACGGCCGCCGACATGGTCTCCGACCACATCCGCCTCCGCGTCGACGAGAGCGACGAGGCGTTCTTCATCGAGGCCGAGGGCGACACCGACGACGTCAACCTCAAGCTCGACCGCGGGGACCTCATCGCGCTCACCGCCGGGGCCGCCGACTCGCTGTTCTCGCTCGACTACCTCAAGGACATGAACAAGGCGATCCCATCCGACGCCGAGGTCACCGTCGAACTCGGAGAGGAGTTCCCCGTCAAGCTCCACTACGGGTTCGCGGAAGGGTTGGGGAATGCGACGTATATGCTAGCTCCGAGGATTCAGAGCGACTAAGAGAATCTATAAGCTGTTTTAGTAGCTTCTTTGTTACCACTCAGGTGAGTCGTCGCGCCGGTCGTCCGAGACCGGAACCCCACCGTTGCCGTCGTCCCGCACGGTTCCGGCCGCCCCGCTGGACGACGGACGGTACGCCACCGTTTTGCCTGCGGACCGAGAATGAGAGAGTGTGTCACAGTCGTTAGCAGTCGCGCTCGCGCCGGCACAGGTACTGGGAGACGGGCTGCTCGGCTGGGCGATCACCTTCCTGGTGTTGGCCGTCATCGCCGGAGTCGCCGGATTCCGCGGGGTCGCCGGCCTGACGATGCGTATCGCAAAGCTGCTCGTCGTCGTCTTCCTCGTGCTCGCCGTCGTCAGCCTCCTGCTCTAGCGGATCACTCGTCGGTCCCGATCCCCGACCCGTCCTCGCCGTCACCGTCGCCGTCGTCACCGGCGGCGTCGCCGTCGATCGGGACCCGCACCGTCACCGTCGTCCCGCGCGGCTCGCGGTCGGCGTAGTCGACGTCGGCGCCGAGCGCGGCGGCGCCCCACTCGACGACCCACAGCCCCAGCCCGGAGCCGTGTTCGAGCGCCGTCTCGCGGCCCGACTCGACCGCCTCGACCTCGTGGTCGGGGATCCCCGGCCCGTCGTCCTCGACGGTGAGGACGAAGCGGTCGCCGGACTCGTCCGCCTCGTCCGACCGCTCCCGGCGGAGGTCGACGCTGACCCACGGTTCGCCGTCCCCGCGCTCCGTCCCCTCTCCGTCGTGGTGGTCGAGCGCGTTCTCGACGGTGTTCTCGATGACCGCGCGGAGCGCGTCGGGCCTGACACGCGTGGTCCAGTCGCCCTCGGTGTCGTCGCCGCCGTCGTCGACCGCGAGTTCGACGGTCGCACCCGCGCCGCGCTCGCGGGCGTCCGCGACGACCGAGTCGAGGAGGTCGCGGACGTCGGTGGCCTCGGGGTCGTTCTCCGAGAGGAGCCGCTCGACCGTCCCGGCCTTCTCGCCGAGCGCGGCCAGCGCACCCGCGCGGCGCTCGACCGCGTCAGCCATCCGGACGAGCTCCGGGTCGTCGAGGCGGTCGCGGAGGATCTCGCCGTAGCCGTGGACCACCCCGGCGTCGTTGCGGAGGTTGTGCCGCAGGATCCGGTTGAGCACCTCCAGCTGCTGGCGGCGGCGCTCGCGCTCGGTGACGTCCGAGAGGACGACCGTGTACCCGACGTGCGTCTCGTTGGGGTCGGTCAGCCGGGAGACCGACACCGCGTAGGTGCGCTTCCCGGTGCCGGCGGCGTCGACCTCGACCGTGTCGCGGGAGCCGCCGCCCGCGTCCTCGTCGGCGCCGGACTCACCGCCGCCCGGTCCGTCCGCACCTCCGTCACCGATCCGGACCGGCAGCTCTAGGAAGTCGTCAAGCGGGCGGTCGCGAGCGGTCTCGGCGTCGACGCCCAACACCGCCTCGGCGGCGGGGTTGAGCCGGACGACGCGGCGGTCGAGCGCGAGCGCGACGATGGGGTCGGCGAGGTCGTCGATCGCGGTGCGCTCGGCGGCGCGGCTGGTCGTCGGGTTCCGGTCGAACATCTCGGCGCGGTCGAACGCGTACGCGTCGAGGACCATGTGGGGGACGAACATCAGCGGGGCGAGCTGGAGCTGCGGAACCGGGCCGACCTCCAGCGTCCACGCGACCAAGGCGAACCCGGGCGGCAGCGAACTCAGCGCGACCGCCGCGCTCTCTCGGCGGTACAGCGGGCCGTAGCTGAGCAGCGTATCGACCAGCAGGAAGACGGCGCTAGCGACGAGGACGGTCTCGACGGCGACCGTCAGGTACGCCCACGGCCCGAACGCGTACGAGGCGGTTTCGACGCCGAAGGCGGGGTCGCGCGCGAAGCCGGTCCAGAAGGCGCCGTGGAGGGAGTTCGTGGCGACGAGCGCGGACGAGAGGAGACCGAACCCGGCGACTCCCGCGAACAGGCGGCTCCGGACCACGTCGCTGCGCCCCGTGTACTCCAAGGCGAATCCGAGGAAGGCGATACCGGTCCAGACGACGCCGAGCCACATCGTCGCCTCCAAGACGGGCCGGAGCGCCGGGTCGGAGACGAGCAGCCCGACGCCGTAGGAGAGACACCACGTCGCCTGCGCGGCGAACACGCCGAGGAACCAGTCGACGCCCGGGCGACCGCGGTGTTCGCGGATCGCCCACGCGAGCGCGAGCGCCCCGACCCCGCCCGCGAGCGAGCCGACGGCGGGCCACGCGGGGACGAGGTCGAAGACCATGTGTGGCGTATGACGCGGACTGCCGGCGTAAAACTGTCGTGCGGCGCGAGGATATCGAGTTCCCCCCAGCGGTCCCGCGCGCCGCGCTACAGGTGGCGCTCGATGACGCGTTTCGCGGCCTGCCCCTTCTCCTTCCAGCCGTACCCCTCGTCGTACACGTGGCGCTTGGCGTCGACGAGCTCCTCCGGGGTCGACTCCTCGAAGCCGCCCCGGTCCCACGCGCCCGACTCGCGGAGCCACTCGACGACGTTCTCGCGTGACTCCGGCCACGAGAGGCCGACCATCTCGTACCACGCCACCATCGCGAAGACGGCGTTGTCGTGACAGCCGGGGACGGAGCCGTGTTCGTACACCGTGCGCATCGGCTCGCGGGTCGGCTCGGAGACGAGTTCCTTGAACTCGGCGGCGGTGAGCAGCCGGAGGCTGTCGCCGTCCTCGACGACGCGCTGGTCGCGGCGGAGCGCGCCGAGCGCCGCCTTGTGGAGTCCGCCCCAGTCGGCCGGGACCGCGTCCCGGAGCGCCGCCTCCGAGAGACCGTCCGGCTCGGCGGAGAGCACCGACAGGAGGTCCGTGTACGCCTTCTCGACGGCCGGCCAGCTCACGCCCTCGAACTCGCAGTCGGCGTCGTGAAGGCTGTTCGTCGTCCGACAGCCGGGACACGGGTAGCGGAACGTCGGCACGGGGAGTCGCTTCGACGCCGCGGGAGTTAGGGGTTTCGCGACGACGTTCACGAACGTTGCTGTGATTCCGAAACGTTTACTCGCCGTCCGGACGCGATCGCATACGGTATGACAAAGGTCAGCGTCATCGGTGCGGCGGGGACCGTGGGAGCCGCGACCGGCTACAACCTCGCCTTACGCGACGTGGTCGACGAGCTCGTCCTCGTCGACATCCCGGACCAGCGCGAGACGACGATCGGGCAGGCCGCCGACACGAATCACGGCGTCGCCTACGACTCGAACACGACCGTCCGGCAGGGGGAGTACGCGGACACCGCCGGC
This window harbors:
- a CDS encoding RNA-guided endonuclease TnpB family protein gives rise to the protein MAEVRRTVVVKLNVDDSDATLLHETIEEYLWACNYVVQDAWQDDYKPTSKNKLHDRTYSDVREQTRLQANLVQSARNRAAEAIKGVIARWQNGKKASQPHFTTPSVRYDKRSATFHDDHVSLSTVSGRIEAEYVLPPEGDNPQTKYLCNDEYEVTDATLQYRDATDTFFLHIGTKADVESEIPDEGDAENSTVLGVDLGIEQIAVTSTGMFWSGGYLTHRRQEYERVRGDLQRTGTESAHRTIERMGDRERRWVEDYLHRISKAIVQEAVAHGCDRIAFEELTDIRDRMPDVKKFHAWAFRRLYDYVAYKAEGEGIDTTQVDPAYTSKRCSKCGTTLDENRRSQARFCCQKCGYEVNADYNAAKNIGFRLLRAEQKSPHGGAISHLALKSGTLNVNGGYSPASE
- a CDS encoding DUF1328 domain-containing protein → MGDGLLGWAITFLVLAVIAGVAGFRGVAGLTMRIAKLLVVVFLVLAVVSLLL
- a CDS encoding phosphoglucomutase/phosphomannomutase family protein; the encoded protein is MDQIAFGTDGWRATLDTFTDDRLRIVGQAVADHLDAAEHDGPVAVGYDARETSEGFAESLAEVLAGNGFDVILPERDAPTPVIAHAIVARGLAGACMVTASHNPPEYNGVKFIPHDGAPALPEVTGDIVERLAEPDLLPEAERGEISRIDLVRDHAAAAREVVGTALGADGGIDLSGLTVAYDAMHGSGRGVTDALLESAGADVVRLRCERDVTFGGDSPEPSAEHLEALAERVTDPGSDVDLGIANDGDADRIALVTPERGVLDANLLYAACYDRLLETDSGPAVRTVSTTFLVDRIAEAHGESVYETPVGFKWVAEAMGERDALFGGEESGGFTVRGHVREKDGVLMALLAAATHADEPFDPRVDRLLDEHGRIAAGKVSLDCPDDRKAGVLDELEDHIPESVDGHAVSKVVTLDGFKLLLENGSWLLVRPSGTEPKLRVYAESDSEGAVDDLLGAGRNLVEPLI
- a CDS encoding histidine kinase N-terminal 7TM domain-containing protein encodes the protein MVFDLVPAWPAVGSLAGGVGALALAWAIREHRGRPGVDWFLGVFAAQATWCLSYGVGLLVSDPALRPVLEATMWLGVVWTGIAFLGFALEYTGRSDVVRSRLFAGVAGFGLLSSALVATNSLHGAFWTGFARDPAFGVETASYAFGPWAYLTVAVETVLVASAVFLLVDTLLSYGPLYRRESAAVALSSLPPGFALVAWTLEVGPVPQLQLAPLMFVPHMVLDAYAFDRAEMFDRNPTTSRAAERTAIDDLADPIVALALDRRVVRLNPAAEAVLGVDAETARDRPLDDFLELPVRIGDGGADGPGGGESGADEDAGGGSRDTVEVDAAGTGKRTYAVSVSRLTDPNETHVGYTVVLSDVTERERRRQQLEVLNRILRHNLRNDAGVVHGYGEILRDRLDDPELVRMADAVERRAGALAALGEKAGTVERLLSENDPEATDVRDLLDSVVADARERGAGATVELAVDDGGDDTEGDWTTRVRPDALRAVIENTVENALDHHDGEGTERGDGEPWVSVDLRRERSDEADESGDRFVLTVEDDGPGIPDHEVEAVESGRETALEHGSGLGLWVVEWGAAALGADVDYADREPRGTTVTVRVPIDGDAAGDDGDGDGEDGSGIGTDE
- a CDS encoding DNA polymerase sliding clamp, coding for MFKAIVGASTFQDALDSVSVLVDECKIRLNEEALSIRAVDPANVGMVDLTLETAAFESYDADGGVIGVNLARLEDIAGMANSGDLIHLELDEETRKLHIEIDGLSYTLALIDPDSIRQEPDIPDLDLASEIVVEGAQLDRGITAADMVSDHIRLRVDESDEAFFIEAEGDTDDVNLKLDRGDLIALTAGAADSLFSLDYLKDMNKAIPSDAEVTVELGEEFPVKLHYGFAEGLGNATYMLAPRIQSD
- a CDS encoding NADPH-dependent FMN reductase, whose translation is MTRIAAISGSRRAESTTRAAIRVALDAAADANAETDLIDLAAVDLPLYHPDEDAQGDSEALRRRVREADGVIAGTPVYRGSYSSTFKSFHDFCGSEEYERTAVGLLATAGGGSYGGTLGHLRSTFRNVHAWTVPHEVGIRNASSVVETGDAGDPGPEPQITDDDVRRRTETLGRVVVEHAERLRE